The Hymenobacter sp. GOD-10R genome includes a window with the following:
- a CDS encoding helix-turn-helix transcriptional regulator, which produces MPKTQTLEDFYKHKIHWMPENLQQDIGHFNVFRLDDYVGPNACALPYSRKDFYKITLVTGHNRYHYADKTVEINGNALLFANPLVPYHWEPLDDNQTGFFCIFTEAFLQRHMTVLAQELPVFKPGGQPVYFLNDEQLATTKQLFEKIFAEIDSDYSYKYDLLRAYVFELVHGAMKLQPASTLYHDSNAATRIASLFTELLERQFPIELPGQQVKLRNANALAAQLAVHVNHLNRALKEVTGKTTSQLIADRLVQEAHALLKHTAWNVSEISYSLGFEEPAHFSNFFKKRAGATPSAVRTV; this is translated from the coding sequence ATGCCGAAGACCCAAACGCTCGAAGATTTCTACAAGCACAAGATTCATTGGATGCCCGAAAACCTGCAACAGGACATCGGACATTTCAACGTATTCCGCCTAGATGACTACGTGGGTCCGAATGCGTGCGCGCTGCCTTACAGCCGCAAAGACTTCTATAAAATCACGCTCGTGACGGGGCACAACAGGTATCACTACGCCGACAAAACGGTGGAGATAAACGGCAATGCGCTGCTGTTTGCCAACCCACTAGTGCCCTACCACTGGGAGCCCCTCGACGATAACCAAACCGGCTTCTTCTGCATCTTCACCGAAGCTTTCCTGCAACGCCACATGACGGTATTAGCGCAGGAGCTACCCGTCTTTAAGCCTGGTGGTCAGCCCGTTTACTTTCTGAACGACGAGCAGCTAGCGACTACTAAGCAGCTATTCGAGAAGATCTTTGCCGAGATTGACTCGGACTACTCCTATAAATACGACTTGTTGCGCGCCTATGTGTTTGAGCTGGTGCACGGGGCCATGAAGCTGCAACCTGCCTCCACCTTGTACCATGACAGCAACGCTGCTACGCGCATTGCTTCGCTGTTTACGGAGCTACTGGAGCGTCAATTTCCAATTGAGTTGCCCGGCCAACAGGTAAAGCTACGCAACGCCAACGCCTTAGCTGCCCAACTGGCCGTGCACGTCAACCACCTGAACCGGGCGCTGAAGGAAGTAACGGGCAAGACCACCTCTCAGCTCATTGCGGACCGCCTTGTGCAAGAGGCGCACGCCCTGCTGAAACACACCGCTTGGAACGTGTCGGAAATCAGCTACTCCCTAGGCTTCGAGGAACCGGCGCACTTCAGCAACTTTTTCAAGAAACGAGCGGGTGCTACACCCTCCGCGGTGCGCACTGTTTGA
- a CDS encoding SDR family oxidoreductase: MSTNKIALVTGGSRGLGKNMALNLAQKGISVILTYHTQQGEAEGVVAEIKKLGQQAVALQLDASDIKTFDGFFEQVKTALRDTFSTDKFDFLINNAGTGLYSPFADTTEEQFDQALNIHFKGPFFLTQKALPLLNDGGGIINISSGLTRIVYPGSSTYASMKTAMETLTKYQAKELADRRIRVNIVAPGAIETDFGGGRTRDNKEINSHIASLTAMGRVGLPDDIGPVVAFLCTDEARWIDAQRLEASGGQAI, translated from the coding sequence ATGAGCACAAACAAAATAGCCCTGGTGACCGGCGGTAGCCGCGGCCTCGGCAAGAACATGGCCCTGAACCTAGCCCAAAAAGGGATCAGTGTAATCTTGACCTATCATACCCAGCAGGGTGAGGCCGAAGGTGTCGTGGCCGAAATCAAAAAACTAGGTCAGCAAGCCGTTGCCTTGCAACTTGATGCTTCCGACATTAAGACCTTCGACGGGTTCTTTGAGCAGGTAAAAACCGCCTTGCGCGACACCTTCAGCACCGATAAGTTCGACTTCCTGATCAATAACGCTGGTACTGGTCTGTACTCGCCCTTTGCTGATACTACCGAAGAGCAGTTCGACCAAGCGTTGAACATTCATTTCAAGGGACCTTTCTTCCTAACGCAGAAAGCCTTGCCCTTGCTCAACGACGGTGGTGGCATCATCAACATCTCGTCGGGCCTAACGCGTATTGTTTACCCTGGTTCTTCGACGTACGCCAGCATGAAGACGGCCATGGAAACCCTGACGAAGTACCAGGCCAAGGAGCTAGCTGACCGCCGCATTCGAGTAAACATTGTGGCCCCTGGCGCCATCGAAACGGATTTCGGTGGTGGCCGCACGCGCGATAACAAAGAGATTAACAGCCACATCGCCTCCCTAACGGCGATGGGCCGCGTGGGTCTGCCCGACGATATTGGTCCCGTAGTGGCCTTCCTCTGCACCGACGAAGCTCGCTGGATTGATGCGCAGCGCCTTGAGGCGTCGGGTGGGCAGGCCATCTAA
- a CDS encoding SDR family NAD(P)-dependent oxidoreductase: MTTKKIWFVTGASKGLGLTLVQQLLTAGYAVAATSRNVEELKRAVPLKTDQFLPLAMDLGNEDSVRQAIETTISTLGGLDVVVNNAGYGQIGALEELSDQEARNNFEVNVFGMLNVIRYATPHLRQQGSGRVFNISSIGGISGDFPGWGVYCATKFAVAGLTESYAAEVKPFGVYATVVYPGYFRTEFLSAGSVGKPQTPIDAYQAVRDSQTAHEQQINGNQPGDPQKAMELLIQVSESENPPVHLLLGADAYQLAGQKMATLQHDMQQWQEAATATAFVEA; encoded by the coding sequence ATGACTACGAAGAAAATATGGTTCGTGACCGGCGCCTCGAAGGGCCTAGGTCTGACGCTCGTCCAACAACTTCTAACCGCCGGTTACGCAGTAGCGGCCACCTCTCGCAATGTGGAGGAACTGAAGCGCGCCGTGCCGCTTAAGACTGATCAGTTCTTGCCCCTAGCTATGGACCTCGGCAACGAGGACAGCGTGCGGCAAGCCATCGAAACGACCATCAGCACCTTAGGTGGCCTCGATGTGGTTGTGAATAATGCTGGCTACGGCCAGATTGGTGCCCTGGAAGAACTCTCCGACCAAGAAGCGCGCAACAACTTTGAAGTGAACGTGTTCGGGATGCTGAATGTGATTCGCTACGCCACCCCGCACCTGCGCCAGCAAGGCTCCGGGCGCGTGTTCAACATCTCCTCTATCGGGGGCATCTCCGGAGATTTTCCCGGCTGGGGCGTCTACTGTGCCACTAAGTTTGCCGTGGCTGGCCTCACCGAATCGTACGCCGCCGAGGTAAAGCCGTTTGGCGTGTATGCCACGGTGGTGTACCCCGGCTACTTCCGCACCGAGTTTCTCTCGGCTGGCTCCGTGGGCAAACCCCAAACACCCATCGACGCCTACCAAGCCGTGCGCGACTCGCAAACGGCACACGAGCAGCAGATCAACGGCAACCAGCCCGGCGACCCGCAAAAGGCAATGGAGCTCCTAATTCAGGTAAGCGAGTCCGAAAACCCGCCCGTGCACCTGCTCCTAGGTGCCGACGCCTACCAGCTAGCTGGCCAAAAGATGGCCACCTTGCAGCACGACATGCAGCAGTGGCAAGAAGCTGCTACAGCTACCGCGTTTGTGGAGGCGTAA
- a CDS encoding AraC family transcriptional regulator, with protein sequence MPATTIPKKVLARQHEITADFTRLVLAHVDDLVAGRATEALEIRDFASQLCIHPTHLSNTLKLATGEAACAIYERKLVAVSKELLLDPRLSIAEIAARLTYDPSNFTKFFKRFVGVTPKQFREQTWAEQRAAASELLTISS encoded by the coding sequence ATGCCCGCAACCACCATTCCCAAGAAAGTTCTAGCGCGCCAGCACGAGATAACCGCTGATTTTACTCGGCTTGTGCTCGCGCACGTTGATGACTTAGTAGCCGGCCGCGCTACGGAAGCACTCGAAATTCGCGACTTTGCTAGTCAGCTTTGCATTCACCCGACGCACCTGAGCAATACTTTGAAGCTTGCCACAGGCGAGGCAGCCTGCGCTATTTACGAGCGCAAGCTAGTAGCTGTGTCCAAGGAACTGCTGCTCGACCCGCGCTTGTCGATAGCCGAAATAGCGGCGCGGCTCACCTACGATCCGTCGAACTTTACCAAGTTCTTCAAGCGCTTTGTGGGCGTCACGCCCAAGCAGTTTCGGGAGCAGACGTGGGCAGAGCAACGGGCTGCTGCTTCGGAACTACTCACCATTTCTTCTTAA